Proteins encoded within one genomic window of Spirochaeta cellobiosiphila DSM 17781:
- a CDS encoding glutathione peroxidase, whose amino-acid sequence MSIYDFTVKNMKGEDVSLKDYESKPLLIVNTASKCGFTPQYEGLQALYDQYKEKGLEILAFPCNQFAGQEPGDAEEIKSFCSLNYGVSFPVFAKIDVRGAEAHPLFDYLSEAQPFEGFDENHPIGTRLKEALENNFPDFLEGKSVKWNFTKFLVNKEGEVVSRYEPTVEPKDMTQAIEALL is encoded by the coding sequence ATGAGTATCTATGATTTTACCGTTAAAAATATGAAAGGAGAGGATGTAAGTCTTAAGGATTATGAATCTAAACCCTTATTAATCGTGAACACCGCTAGTAAGTGTGGGTTCACCCCTCAATATGAAGGACTCCAGGCTCTCTACGATCAATACAAAGAGAAAGGTCTTGAGATCTTAGCTTTTCCCTGTAATCAATTTGCCGGCCAGGAACCGGGAGATGCTGAGGAAATCAAGAGTTTTTGCTCCCTGAACTATGGAGTATCCTTTCCTGTTTTTGCAAAAATTGATGTTCGAGGGGCAGAAGCTCATCCTTTGTTTGATTATTTAAGTGAAGCCCAGCCCTTTGAAGGTTTTGATGAGAATCATCCTATTGGAACAAGATTAAAGGAAGCTCTGGAAAATAATTTTCCTGACTTTCTGGAGGGGAAATCGGTTAAATGGAACTTCACTAAATTCTTGGTGAATAAAGAAGGAGAAGTAGTCTCCCGTTATGAACCAACAGTGGAACCTAAAGACATGACACAGGCCATTGAAGCTTTGCTCTAA
- a CDS encoding MurR/RpiR family transcriptional regulator, whose amino-acid sequence MSWLERLKKSEGLLSRTEEELITYINQNPDKAVRLTLSELGEAASVSKPVIINCFRKLEYKDYRSMQNGVDSFFASQIDSFKASQNVYDRIKTPHELITEAVAVEIRSLERMEMSLDRHRLEDFIKDLNERSSLFIVGEGTGKYPADYLAQRLRRYGFQAQLLSQDHAHWLDNLHPAHTGDMVIIFHYNDDDIWLRKVLGYLDRRNISVTLISGTIHPDYVDKAKFFFHISRGELNFKNSMALPMHFAHLLLLTYEFHNEEHIKESLNQLEESRNQWGRGIK is encoded by the coding sequence ATGTCCTGGTTAGAACGATTAAAAAAAAGTGAAGGATTATTGAGTAGAACAGAGGAAGAGCTGATTACTTATATTAATCAGAATCCTGATAAAGCGGTACGCCTCACCTTATCAGAATTAGGGGAAGCCGCTTCTGTAAGTAAACCTGTGATTATTAATTGTTTTAGAAAACTTGAATATAAAGATTACAGGAGTATGCAGAATGGGGTAGACTCCTTTTTTGCTTCTCAAATCGATTCCTTTAAGGCTAGTCAGAATGTGTATGACCGTATTAAGACTCCCCATGAACTTATTACAGAAGCTGTAGCCGTGGAGATTCGTTCTCTGGAACGGATGGAAATGAGCCTTGACAGGCATAGATTGGAAGATTTTATCAAGGATCTTAATGAGAGATCTTCCTTATTTATAGTAGGTGAGGGTACTGGTAAATATCCCGCAGACTATCTGGCCCAGCGATTACGACGTTATGGTTTTCAGGCTCAATTGCTTAGCCAGGATCATGCCCATTGGCTGGATAATCTTCACCCGGCCCATACCGGGGATATGGTGATTATCTTCCATTATAACGATGATGATATTTGGTTGCGGAAGGTACTAGGGTATTTGGATAGGCGAAACATTTCAGTAACGTTAATATCCGGAACCATCCATCCGGACTATGTGGATAAGGCGAAGTTCTTTTTCCATATATCCAGGGGGGAGCTTAATTTTAAAAACAGTATGGCCTTACCCATGCATTTTGCCCATTTGTTACTACTCACTTATGAGTTCCACAATGAAGAACATATTAAAGAGTCTCTTAATCAGTTGGAAGAATCCCGAAACCAGTGGGGTCGGGGTATTAAATAA
- a CDS encoding YoaK family protein, whose product MHKAHEHLMIGVFLSLLGGFLDAYTYVLKDGVFANAQTGNLVLLSLSVLSGHLSNIIKYLIPILMFALGIFLSEVLKGHKRWLENNQGIKLVILFEAILIVIIALLGPWVNHSVINSTISFLAAVQVANFNKIKGSPIATTMITGNLRSTMTGLAHYLQTKDRQYIEQVGTYLVVILTFALGAVLGGSLSHLWQDKAILVGLVFLLGAYIILLKEEK is encoded by the coding sequence TTGCATAAAGCTCACGAACATTTAATGATTGGCGTCTTCCTATCCCTTTTAGGAGGTTTTCTTGATGCCTATACCTATGTCCTAAAAGATGGGGTGTTTGCTAATGCCCAAACGGGGAATCTGGTCTTACTCTCCCTATCCGTTCTCAGTGGTCACTTATCAAACATTATCAAGTACTTAATCCCTATTTTAATGTTCGCCCTGGGGATCTTCCTTTCAGAAGTCTTAAAAGGGCATAAACGATGGCTGGAAAATAACCAGGGAATCAAGTTAGTCATTCTCTTTGAGGCTATTCTTATTGTGATTATTGCCCTCTTAGGTCCCTGGGTGAATCATTCTGTCATCAACTCAACCATTTCCTTTCTGGCAGCCGTACAGGTCGCTAACTTTAACAAGATTAAAGGAAGCCCCATTGCCACAACTATGATAACCGGGAATCTGCGAAGTACCATGACAGGTCTGGCTCACTATCTACAGACAAAGGATCGGCAATATATAGAACAAGTGGGAACCTACCTAGTGGTTATCTTAACCTTTGCTCTGGGAGCGGTCTTAGGGGGAAGTTTAAGTCATCTTTGGCAGGACAAGGCCATACTCGTAGGCCTGGTTTTTCTTCTGGGAGCCTATATAATCCTGTTAAAAGAAGAAAAATAG
- a CDS encoding adenylate/guanylate cyclase domain-containing protein codes for MDKSKRLSIRVRLFNIVAVFGILLSFVFMLVALVDKIHTTSKTVQQTLILEGSRTSLKVRDYFTTNRQILNMLSMEKGFHKDIMDEDSIATLTKYLGDVQNAFDIRLCFFGREEDGSILNYEPTEAFDSRKRPWYIEAKEQGSLIVTAPYIGAGTNELITTMALPCYSEEGLTGVLGIDFSLDAIERTLNPDTRIFSSQLNMLVKEDGQVLLTNGKTPSEQTFPIGQKVTSRLGLTTFDDKSYLARIYYDVPTKLYIVSCIGPEEIWKPALEYLIIYIVIASAFLICMIAVMNHIIGNLIIKPINILTMDMKNIQSFHLDEIIEVDDRSIEIYQMATGLENMKRGLRSFRKYAPGDLVYKLITDNTEAKLSAEKRTLSVCFCDIADFTSISESLPPLELTELLGVYFETMTRILQEHEATVDKFIGDSIMAFWNAPREVPEHARLACHAILRCAEFVEEFNASHEVPFHTRFGLSYGEAIVGNMGYEDRLGYTALGDTVNVASRFEGINKFYGTTAVVTEGVWEQTNEEFAYRLIDKVVVKGRKHGINVYELMGRLDEFTSQQLAALDQWQQVMEHYYNKEWKLCLRALGLYERNHCINLFGSRKKDKVYPIIYKRLKDFIKNPPPDSWTGAVVLKSK; via the coding sequence ATGGACAAGTCCAAACGTCTATCTATAAGAGTCCGCTTATTTAATATAGTAGCGGTATTCGGCATACTACTAAGTTTTGTATTCATGTTGGTGGCCCTGGTTGACAAAATACATACAACTTCCAAAACGGTACAGCAAACTTTGATCTTGGAAGGAAGTCGTACATCATTAAAAGTGCGTGACTATTTTACTACCAATCGACAAATACTAAACATGTTATCCATGGAAAAAGGATTTCATAAAGACATAATGGATGAGGATTCTATTGCAACCTTAACCAAGTACCTTGGGGATGTACAGAACGCCTTTGACATTCGGCTATGTTTCTTTGGTAGAGAAGAAGATGGTTCTATACTTAATTATGAACCAACAGAAGCCTTTGATTCACGTAAACGTCCCTGGTACATTGAGGCTAAGGAACAAGGTTCTCTTATAGTAACGGCCCCCTATATAGGAGCTGGTACAAATGAATTGATTACCACTATGGCTCTGCCTTGTTACTCGGAAGAAGGTTTAACTGGTGTACTGGGAATTGACTTTTCTTTAGACGCTATCGAGCGAACATTAAACCCTGATACACGTATATTTTCTTCTCAACTTAATATGTTAGTCAAAGAAGATGGACAGGTTTTATTAACCAATGGCAAGACGCCTTCTGAACAAACCTTTCCTATAGGCCAAAAAGTAACTTCCAGATTGGGACTCACCACTTTTGATGACAAGAGTTATCTGGCCAGAATATATTATGACGTACCCACCAAGTTATACATCGTATCTTGTATCGGACCGGAAGAGATTTGGAAACCGGCTCTGGAGTATCTCATTATCTATATTGTGATAGCATCTGCCTTTCTCATATGCATGATCGCCGTGATGAATCACATCATAGGGAACCTCATTATAAAGCCCATCAATATCCTGACTATGGACATGAAGAACATCCAAAGTTTTCATCTGGATGAAATCATTGAGGTCGATGATCGAAGCATAGAGATTTACCAAATGGCCACCGGGCTTGAAAACATGAAGAGAGGGCTTCGTTCCTTTCGTAAGTATGCTCCTGGAGACCTGGTTTACAAATTAATAACGGATAATACAGAAGCTAAATTATCCGCAGAGAAACGGACTTTATCTGTCTGTTTTTGTGATATTGCGGACTTTACCTCGATATCTGAATCCCTCCCTCCTTTGGAGTTGACTGAGCTGTTAGGTGTTTATTTTGAAACAATGACAAGAATACTCCAGGAACATGAAGCTACAGTGGATAAATTTATAGGTGATTCGATCATGGCCTTCTGGAATGCTCCGAGAGAAGTTCCAGAACATGCTCGTTTAGCCTGTCATGCCATTCTACGTTGTGCTGAGTTCGTTGAAGAATTTAACGCTTCCCATGAAGTCCCTTTTCATACCCGTTTTGGATTAAGTTACGGGGAAGCTATTGTTGGGAATATGGGATATGAAGACCGCCTAGGCTATACAGCTCTGGGAGACACGGTTAATGTCGCCTCTCGCTTTGAAGGCATAAATAAGTTCTATGGAACAACAGCTGTTGTTACAGAGGGAGTTTGGGAGCAAACTAATGAGGAATTTGCCTACCGGCTGATCGACAAAGTTGTTGTTAAAGGCAGAAAGCACGGAATCAATGTGTATGAATTAATGGGACGGCTGGATGAGTTCACCTCTCAACAGCTTGCGGCTTTGGATCAATGGCAACAGGTGATGGAACATTATTACAACAAGGAATGGAAGTTATGTCTTCGTGCTTTGGGTCTTTATGAGAGAAATCATTGTATCAATCTCTTCGGATCACGGAAGAAGGATAAAGTTTATCCTATTATCTATAAACGACTGAAAGACTTTATCAAAAACCCTCCTCCCGACTCATGGACAGGAGCCGTGGTTTTAAAAAGCAAGTAG
- a CDS encoding DNA-binding domain-containing protein: MKTINYYLRPNYLPTRSSNNYCAKVQYKDTLNQQDLIYKMSHHNTTVTRQDILAVLDLLNEVVREQLLLGHSLVTDLFKTRTSIRGGFAHKEECFQKDKHEVLIHISPSTKIRKSFTRELKTVKVEQLAKHPKVNMIYDYIKKSFGPYYTAGGLVELRGHHLQQKGEPQILLIDKGHNILTDDIVIYKVTKVRILWMLPNTLDSGHYEVVLRYPKDKLSLPSGRIPSIQIS, translated from the coding sequence ATGAAAACTATTAACTATTATCTACGCCCCAATTATCTACCCACAAGATCCAGCAATAATTATTGTGCAAAGGTTCAATACAAAGACACACTGAACCAACAGGACCTTATCTATAAGATGTCCCATCACAATACCACTGTGACCCGACAGGATATCCTGGCAGTACTGGATCTGCTGAATGAAGTAGTCCGTGAACAACTTCTATTAGGTCATTCCCTGGTGACAGATTTATTCAAAACCAGAACCAGTATACGAGGAGGCTTTGCTCATAAAGAGGAATGCTTCCAAAAGGACAAACATGAAGTACTCATCCATATAAGCCCTTCTACCAAGATTAGAAAATCTTTTACCAGGGAACTCAAAACGGTCAAAGTCGAACAGCTGGCTAAACATCCCAAAGTTAATATGATCTATGATTATATAAAGAAGAGCTTCGGTCCTTATTACACAGCAGGCGGATTGGTTGAACTGAGAGGACATCATCTGCAACAAAAGGGTGAGCCTCAAATCCTCCTCATAGACAAAGGGCATAATATCCTTACAGATGATATTGTCATCTACAAGGTCACAAAGGTAAGAATCCTCTGGATGCTACCTAATACACTAGACTCTGGGCACTACGAGGTGGTTCTTCGTTATCCTAAGGATAAACTTTCTCTTCCAAGTGGGAGGATTCCCTCTATTCAGATTTCCTAG
- a CDS encoding nitroreductase family protein produces the protein MTDALKNIMTRTSVRKYTGDSIPLEDRDLILKAAMAAPTAKNSQPWSFVVIDDKTILNRLREELPYAKMLDKADFAIAVCGIPDKAPEVTQYMWVQDCSAATQNILLAAHALGYGAVWTGAYPSPDRIKTISDNCGLPESIIPLNLIALGVPESKEHKIINKYDSTLVHYNKW, from the coding sequence ATGACAGACGCACTCAAAAACATTATGACAAGAACCAGTGTGAGAAAATACACTGGTGACTCGATTCCTTTAGAAGACAGGGACCTTATTTTAAAGGCAGCCATGGCGGCTCCTACAGCTAAGAATAGTCAGCCCTGGTCTTTTGTTGTGATTGATGACAAGACCATTCTGAATCGCCTTAGGGAAGAATTACCCTATGCTAAAATGCTTGATAAGGCTGATTTCGCTATTGCCGTATGTGGCATCCCTGATAAGGCACCTGAAGTAACCCAGTATATGTGGGTTCAGGATTGCTCTGCTGCCACACAGAATATTCTCCTGGCGGCTCATGCCCTAGGTTATGGAGCTGTATGGACAGGGGCCTATCCTTCCCCTGATCGAATTAAGACCATATCAGATAACTGCGGCTTACCTGAATCTATCATACCTTTAAATTTGATAGCCTTAGGAGTCCCCGAGTCAAAAGAACATAAAATCATCAATAAGTATGATTCGACCCTTGTTCACTACAACAAGTGGTAA
- a CDS encoding ABC transporter substrate-binding protein → MPKKGIVIYLTVFMLLSGVTWNIFGNGQKTEDSNQPVIISMAFPIAVDAPITELLNGYAKEYMDQHPNVKIDLIYSGGYTDVKTMIQTTIDGGGEAPSLAVMLATDLFDLANAQYIEPMTPYTKKLKSSEMKDFLPAFMENSYYMDDVWSLPFQRSAVVLYYNADLLAEKGLAVPKDWKSLAETAQALTVKEGDSVTRWGLEWPTGWPYWVFQPLAIGAGQNIVGDEDDKVYFDNADVIKAIKYYNSLSADYGAMPQGVQVSWGNVVPNFVSGNTAMIVQSSGSLSGVLSQAKFKVGVMGVPGEKGGYFSVPGGGNIYMISGMSEAEKKAAFDFALFLTAPSRAADFSIATGYVASRKSSMEEEAMKAYVADHPQVLDVQNVLAQAGKEMALQNLGEVRSIFHNYIQAAFNGEMTPEEAMAKAQEEADAALVDFQ, encoded by the coding sequence ATGCCGAAAAAAGGAATCGTGATCTATTTAACCGTCTTTATGTTATTGAGCGGTGTTACTTGGAATATCTTTGGTAATGGACAAAAAACTGAAGATTCAAATCAACCTGTCATCATCAGTATGGCCTTCCCTATAGCAGTGGATGCTCCCATAACAGAGTTATTGAATGGCTATGCAAAGGAATATATGGATCAACATCCCAATGTGAAGATTGATTTGATTTATTCTGGTGGTTATACGGATGTAAAAACGATGATCCAGACTACCATTGATGGTGGTGGTGAGGCTCCTTCTTTAGCTGTGATGTTGGCTACTGATCTATTTGATCTGGCTAATGCCCAATACATTGAGCCCATGACTCCCTATACGAAGAAGCTAAAGTCTTCAGAAATGAAAGACTTCCTTCCTGCTTTTATGGAGAACTCCTACTATATGGATGATGTTTGGAGTCTTCCTTTTCAAAGAAGTGCTGTGGTTCTTTATTACAATGCCGATTTGTTAGCAGAGAAAGGACTTGCTGTTCCTAAGGACTGGAAGTCTTTGGCTGAGACAGCCCAGGCTTTAACAGTCAAAGAAGGGGACAGTGTTACGAGATGGGGATTGGAATGGCCTACTGGTTGGCCTTACTGGGTGTTCCAGCCTCTAGCTATTGGTGCGGGACAAAACATCGTCGGTGATGAAGACGACAAAGTGTACTTTGATAATGCTGATGTGATCAAAGCCATCAAATACTATAATAGTTTATCAGCTGATTATGGTGCTATGCCTCAAGGGGTACAGGTGTCCTGGGGAAATGTCGTTCCTAATTTTGTATCTGGTAATACTGCTATGATTGTTCAGAGTTCCGGTAGTTTGTCCGGTGTTCTTAGTCAGGCTAAGTTCAAAGTTGGTGTTATGGGAGTCCCAGGGGAAAAAGGCGGTTATTTCAGCGTTCCTGGAGGGGGTAACATTTATATGATTAGCGGTATGTCAGAAGCTGAGAAGAAGGCTGCTTTTGATTTTGCCCTCTTCCTGACGGCACCCTCTCGGGCTGCTGATTTCTCTATAGCAACTGGTTATGTTGCTTCCCGTAAGAGTTCCATGGAAGAAGAGGCTATGAAGGCTTATGTGGCAGACCATCCCCAAGTATTAGATGTCCAAAATGTTTTAGCTCAGGCTGGTAAGGAAATGGCTCTTCAGAACTTGGGAGAGGTACGAAGTATTTTCCACAATTATATCCAGGCGGCTTTCAATGGAGAAATGACTCCCGAAGAAGCTATGGCTAAGGCTCAGGAAGAAGCTGACGCTGCATTAGTGGATTTTCAATAA
- a CDS encoding cupin domain-containing protein: protein MNTSKVNFNQKLGLFKEHWSPKIIAQMNNYHFKLAKLEGDFTWHDHKDTDEVFIVLEGSIRIDFRDQSVDLKEGEMLVVPKGVEHKPYAATEAKVLLIEPAGTVNTGDAGGAQTAPDDVWI from the coding sequence ATGAACACTTCAAAAGTTAATTTCAATCAAAAATTAGGGTTATTTAAAGAGCATTGGTCACCTAAAATCATTGCTCAAATGAACAATTATCATTTCAAATTAGCTAAGCTGGAAGGTGATTTCACTTGGCATGATCATAAAGATACAGATGAAGTTTTTATTGTATTAGAAGGTTCCATTAGAATTGATTTCCGTGATCAAAGTGTGGACCTGAAGGAAGGAGAAATGCTTGTCGTTCCTAAAGGTGTAGAGCACAAACCTTACGCAGCTACAGAAGCTAAGGTTCTTCTCATCGAACCTGCTGGTACGGTAAATACAGGAGATGCTGGTGGTGCCCAAACAGCCCCTGATGATGTCTGGATCTGA
- a CDS encoding MarR family winged helix-turn-helix transcriptional regulator, which produces MEYDEGSLLLENQLCFALYTASKEIIRSYRPYLGELDLTYTQYLAMLVLWEESPLSSKVMGNKLLLDSGTLTPLLKKLETKGFISRKVDSHDERQLIVTLTEEGAKLKSKAKTIPHNMFCKLHRSQKEIIDLRTQLKRLTDDLLNSN; this is translated from the coding sequence GTGGAATATGACGAAGGGTCCCTCTTGTTAGAGAATCAATTATGCTTTGCTCTATATACGGCTTCTAAGGAAATCATCAGGTCTTACCGACCTTATCTAGGAGAGCTTGATTTAACCTATACCCAGTATCTTGCCATGCTAGTGCTTTGGGAAGAGTCTCCTTTGTCATCAAAGGTCATGGGGAATAAACTTCTACTGGATTCAGGCACTTTGACTCCCCTTCTTAAAAAGCTCGAGACCAAAGGATTTATTAGCCGTAAAGTGGATAGTCACGATGAGCGTCAGTTAATCGTTACCCTCACAGAAGAAGGGGCTAAGTTGAAAAGCAAGGCCAAAACCATACCCCATAACATGTTCTGTAAACTCCATCGTTCCCAGAAGGAAATCATTGACTTACGTACACAGCTAAAACGTTTGACCGATGACCTTTTAAACTCTAATTAA
- a CDS encoding GTP-binding protein, producing the protein MKKIPVTVLSGFLGSGKTTLLNHILETKRDMKVAMIVNDMAAINVDGRQIGDKITETEEKLVQIQNGCICCTLREDLFQEVKKIAEAGTHDYLVIESSGISEPLPVAATFTFPMEDGHSLRDIAQLDTMVTVIDAHNFIAEYNSNETLKDRQQEVSEYDERTVVDLMIEQLEFANVILVNKTDMVTEEELRKVHQMVRAINGEAKIIDTLKSQVPLDQIMNTGSFDFEVAQTYPTWVKEMERDNDHTPETEEYGISSFIYKARRPFHPEKLMAYLNEPIPGLIRAKGYFWLATRMEFVGDLQVAGRLINFDLAGRWWSSYPQEEWPQEVMDYLEAEWQEPYGDRRQEIVFIGSDMNKDKITAALNQCLVHPEWTETEFSTLNDPFPQWYAE; encoded by the coding sequence ATGAAGAAAATTCCAGTAACCGTCTTAAGTGGCTTTCTGGGGAGCGGAAAAACCACCCTATTAAATCATATATTAGAAACAAAACGTGACATGAAAGTAGCCATGATAGTAAATGATATGGCAGCCATTAATGTCGATGGCCGGCAGATTGGTGACAAGATTACTGAGACCGAAGAGAAACTCGTTCAGATTCAAAACGGGTGTATCTGCTGTACTCTCCGGGAAGATCTATTCCAAGAGGTCAAAAAAATAGCCGAAGCAGGTACACACGACTATCTGGTGATCGAATCCAGTGGGATATCAGAGCCTCTACCTGTTGCAGCAACTTTTACCTTTCCCATGGAAGATGGTCATTCCCTCAGGGATATTGCCCAACTGGACACAATGGTCACAGTCATCGATGCCCATAACTTTATTGCAGAATACAATTCCAATGAAACCCTTAAGGACAGACAACAGGAAGTCTCAGAATACGATGAGAGAACTGTAGTGGATCTTATGATCGAACAACTCGAGTTCGCCAACGTCATCCTTGTGAACAAAACGGATATGGTAACAGAAGAAGAACTCAGGAAGGTTCATCAAATGGTGAGAGCCATTAACGGGGAAGCTAAGATTATTGATACCCTAAAGAGTCAAGTTCCTCTTGATCAGATCATGAACACAGGAAGCTTTGATTTTGAAGTGGCCCAGACCTACCCGACCTGGGTTAAAGAAATGGAAAGAGATAATGACCACACTCCAGAAACGGAAGAATACGGCATATCCAGCTTTATCTATAAAGCGCGCCGACCTTTTCATCCAGAGAAACTAATGGCCTACCTTAATGAACCTATTCCAGGCCTCATTCGGGCCAAGGGTTACTTTTGGTTGGCCACCCGTATGGAATTTGTAGGAGACCTACAGGTAGCGGGGAGACTCATTAATTTTGATCTGGCCGGACGCTGGTGGAGTTCCTATCCTCAGGAAGAATGGCCCCAGGAAGTCATGGATTACCTTGAGGCTGAATGGCAGGAACCCTATGGGGACAGACGGCAGGAAATCGTCTTTATCGGATCAGATATGAATAAAGATAAAATTACCGCCGCTCTTAACCAATGTCTTGTACATCCGGAATGGACCGAAACAGAATTCAGTACTCTGAATGATCCCTTTCCCCAATGGTACGCAGAATAA